The following coding sequences lie in one Agrobacterium vitis genomic window:
- a CDS encoding diguanylate cyclase, which yields MYPWPELLANLAIVAITTLTWTFVRPNCVFRGPRAFSLIFGCFMAVGLVATMALPFRFSQGVFLDTRYTFLAISAFFGGPIAAIPPLVAAIVRRLMIGGMGITIGIRQIIAAALIGVIASRLLRGKIPTFPQIAALALFVAVSGVAGFFVVRPFDAWGNLIAETVGPFMLVLFGATLLSALAIAQEMKQTALERDLAAAQIRLADALATMADGLALFDRDGVLVFTNQRYLDLFKETADVRVPGKNIREILRTSFERNEEASVESDVDPIIDRVAEGLFRPSDRLIQLADGRSIEARTRVTGEGEAMIVYADITLHCQREARLHELNDRLSALADTDELTGLMNRRGLEASMDQAFDRAKDQGANIGLLLIDVDWFKAYNDTYGHPAGDKCLQLVANTVHATSRSFTGSIVARYGGEELTVVLPNASISETEAVARLVCAAVRTLAIEHVGSEKRIVTVSVGAANLKSMPGLRKTDLLLQADAALYAAKAAGRDCIQTAPDLLPVAKRTDSR from the coding sequence ATGTATCCTTGGCCTGAACTCCTTGCGAACCTGGCAATCGTTGCCATCACGACATTGACCTGGACATTTGTCCGGCCAAACTGCGTCTTCCGAGGTCCTCGCGCCTTTTCATTGATTTTTGGCTGCTTCATGGCCGTTGGGCTCGTTGCGACCATGGCCTTGCCGTTTCGCTTCTCCCAAGGTGTTTTCCTGGACACCCGCTATACGTTTCTCGCTATTTCGGCTTTCTTCGGCGGCCCCATTGCCGCCATCCCGCCGCTTGTCGCGGCAATTGTCAGGCGACTAATGATCGGAGGCATGGGTATCACGATTGGCATCCGGCAAATCATCGCGGCGGCATTGATTGGTGTCATTGCAAGCCGATTGCTTCGCGGCAAGATCCCGACTTTCCCGCAGATCGCAGCACTTGCTCTGTTCGTCGCAGTCAGCGGCGTAGCCGGCTTCTTTGTCGTGCGTCCCTTTGATGCCTGGGGAAACCTGATCGCCGAAACAGTCGGCCCATTCATGCTGGTATTGTTTGGAGCAACCCTGTTATCAGCTCTTGCCATCGCACAGGAGATGAAGCAGACGGCGCTTGAGAGGGATCTGGCCGCGGCACAGATCCGTCTAGCCGATGCGCTCGCGACCATGGCGGATGGATTGGCTCTTTTCGACCGCGACGGCGTGCTGGTTTTCACAAATCAGAGATACCTCGATCTCTTCAAGGAAACGGCAGATGTCAGGGTGCCCGGGAAAAACATCCGAGAAATCTTGCGGACATCCTTCGAACGCAATGAAGAAGCCTCTGTTGAATCGGATGTCGATCCTATCATCGATCGTGTTGCGGAAGGCCTGTTCCGGCCCAGCGATCGTCTGATCCAACTGGCCGACGGACGTTCAATCGAGGCAAGAACGCGTGTCACGGGCGAGGGGGAGGCGATGATCGTTTACGCGGATATCACTCTTCATTGCCAACGAGAAGCGCGGTTGCATGAGTTGAACGATCGCTTGTCGGCGTTGGCCGATACGGACGAATTGACTGGTTTGATGAACCGCCGTGGTTTGGAAGCGTCCATGGACCAAGCTTTTGACAGAGCTAAGGATCAGGGCGCCAATATCGGCCTTCTTCTTATCGATGTCGATTGGTTCAAGGCTTATAACGACACCTATGGGCACCCCGCCGGGGATAAATGTCTACAGCTTGTCGCCAACACGGTTCATGCGACATCCAGGTCATTTACGGGAAGCATTGTGGCGCGATATGGTGGGGAAGAATTGACCGTCGTGTTGCCGAATGCATCGATATCCGAAACCGAGGCAGTTGCCAGGCTCGTTTGTGCAGCCGTGCGTACTCTGGCCATCGAGCATGTTGGAAGCGAAAAGCGCATCGTCACAGTGAGTGTCGGGGCCGCTAATCTGAAATCGATGCCGGGCCTGCGCAAGACGGACCTCCTTCTGCAGGCTGACGCGGCGCTCTATGCAGCCAAGGCTGCGGGAAGGGACTGTATCCAGACAGCTCCTGATCTCCTTCCGGTCGCCAAGCGCACGGACAGCCGTTAA
- a CDS encoding response regulator codes for MSKITILCIEDEEAIRTLVVEELEDAGFKTLQASNGREGLEVILTKWPDIVICDITMPEMDGHQVMAEIQINHPEFSNVPFIFLTALADRDNMIAGLQSGAADYLTKPIDFDILLAKITGCVTRIENDEKMGRAF; via the coding sequence ATGAGCAAGATTACTATTCTATGCATCGAAGACGAGGAAGCGATCCGCACTCTGGTGGTGGAAGAACTGGAGGATGCCGGCTTTAAGACGTTGCAGGCCAGCAACGGAAGGGAGGGCCTGGAAGTGATCCTGACAAAATGGCCCGACATCGTTATTTGCGATATTACGATGCCAGAAATGGATGGGCATCAGGTGATGGCGGAGATCCAGATCAACCATCCCGAGTTTTCCAATGTTCCGTTCATTTTCCTGACTGCGCTCGCCGACAGGGACAATATGATTGCCGGCCTTCAGAGTGGAGCCGCTGACTACCTAACCAAGCCGATTGATTTCGACATCCTGCTTGCCAAGATCACCGGCTGTGTCACACGAATTGAAAATGATGAGAAGATGGGTCGAGCTTTCTAG
- a CDS encoding MucR family transcriptional regulator, which produces MDKLPKTHSESLLVELTSDIVSAYVSNHVIPVSELRLLIADVHAALTSTSIPAVAEVIVEKQKPAVSVRKSFQEDQMTCLECGNGFKSLKRHLMTHHSLSPDQYREKWDLSSDYPMVAPAYAEARSRLAKENGLGQNRRRKVA; this is translated from the coding sequence ATGGACAAATTACCGAAGACCCACAGTGAAAGCCTGCTGGTTGAACTGACGTCCGATATCGTATCAGCCTACGTCAGCAACCATGTCATCCCCGTGAGTGAACTACGTTTGCTGATAGCAGATGTCCACGCAGCATTGACGTCGACGTCGATACCTGCCGTAGCTGAAGTCATTGTCGAGAAGCAGAAGCCAGCTGTTTCGGTCCGCAAGTCTTTCCAGGAAGATCAGATGACGTGTCTGGAATGCGGGAATGGCTTTAAGTCCTTGAAGCGTCATCTGATGACCCATCATTCGCTTTCCCCTGACCAGTATCGAGAAAAATGGGATCTATCGAGCGACTACCCCATGGTCGCTCCTGCATACGCGGAAGCGCGTTCGCGTTTGGCAAAGGAAAATGGCCTAGGGCAGAACCGACGGCGGAAGGTGGCCTAA
- a CDS encoding methyl-accepting chemotaxis protein: MKILDNIRIVAKIGLTFAILLAVSLVVNIVSWRSLTNQEQSSGWTVHTYQVLQKMDAIVAAMVNQETGVRAYLLSEADEKFLDPQKAGLKGYADAYAAVRSLTSDNQVQQKRLADLDAIVQDWQTKVVAKEISLAKDPATRDQGRQLEISGAGKTYMDGIRAKAKEIADEENALLTVRQKVAAEAAYDARRNILIGSGLLVVLIGFSLLLLNKGMIAPLTRITASMRALATGETAIDIPGIGRRDEVGHMADAVEVFRKNAIANRQLEEQAAANRQETAQTQAAHQQRAEQEAANLRFATQTLGEGLKRLAQGDVSFQLNDAFAAEYESLRQDFNASLEQLGTTLGSVLQTVEGMENGTREIADGTNDLSKRTEQQAAALEETAAALDQITVNVTNSSQRTEEARSVAITANQNAVRSSEVVNQAENAMKRIEESSQQISNIIGVIDEIAFQTNLLALNAGVEAARAGEAGKGFAVVAQEVRELAQRSAQAAKEIKGLIQNSSSEVDSGVKLVRETGVALKSIGDHVVQINQLMEAIATSAREQSTGLAEVNSAVNQMDQTTQQNAAMVEQSTAAAAALASKIGKAFGGGASSAAVKQEWAEF, encoded by the coding sequence ATGAAAATTCTGGATAATATACGGATCGTAGCAAAAATTGGTCTGACCTTTGCAATCCTTCTTGCTGTCAGCCTTGTTGTAAATATTGTTAGCTGGCGTTCGCTCACAAATCAGGAGCAATCGTCGGGTTGGACCGTGCATACCTATCAAGTTTTGCAGAAAATGGATGCAATCGTCGCAGCCATGGTCAATCAGGAAACCGGTGTTCGCGCCTATCTTCTGTCGGAAGCCGATGAGAAATTTCTCGATCCACAGAAGGCTGGTTTGAAGGGCTATGCCGATGCTTATGCAGCTGTTCGCAGCCTGACATCCGACAATCAGGTCCAGCAGAAGCGTCTCGCTGATCTTGATGCGATCGTTCAGGATTGGCAGACGAAAGTCGTTGCCAAGGAAATTTCCCTTGCGAAAGACCCGGCCACCCGGGATCAGGGCCGCCAGCTGGAAATCTCCGGCGCGGGCAAGACCTATATGGATGGCATTCGCGCCAAGGCCAAGGAAATTGCCGACGAGGAAAACGCACTTCTGACCGTGCGCCAGAAAGTTGCCGCGGAAGCCGCCTATGATGCGCGCCGCAATATCCTGATCGGCAGCGGGTTGCTTGTCGTACTGATCGGTTTCTCGCTTCTGCTTCTCAACAAGGGCATGATTGCGCCGCTGACCCGGATCACGGCGTCGATGCGAGCATTGGCGACCGGCGAAACGGCCATCGACATCCCCGGCATTGGCCGCCGCGACGAAGTCGGTCATATGGCTGATGCGGTTGAAGTGTTCCGCAAGAATGCCATTGCCAATCGCCAGCTGGAAGAGCAGGCCGCGGCCAATCGCCAGGAAACGGCGCAGACCCAGGCTGCCCATCAACAGCGCGCAGAACAGGAAGCGGCCAATCTACGATTTGCAACGCAGACCCTTGGCGAGGGCTTGAAGCGCCTGGCGCAGGGCGACGTATCCTTCCAGCTCAACGATGCTTTTGCGGCTGAATATGAATCGCTGCGCCAGGATTTCAACGCCTCGCTTGAGCAGCTTGGAACGACACTCGGCTCCGTCCTCCAGACCGTTGAAGGCATGGAAAACGGCACCCGTGAAATTGCCGATGGCACCAATGATCTGTCCAAGCGGACCGAGCAGCAGGCCGCGGCCCTGGAAGAAACAGCGGCGGCCCTCGACCAGATCACCGTCAATGTGACCAATTCCTCGCAGCGCACGGAAGAAGCCCGCTCTGTGGCGATTACAGCCAACCAGAACGCCGTGCGGTCGTCGGAAGTCGTCAATCAGGCCGAAAACGCCATGAAGCGGATCGAGGAAAGCTCGCAGCAGATTTCCAACATCATCGGCGTGATCGATGAAATCGCCTTCCAGACCAATCTTCTGGCACTGAATGCCGGTGTCGAAGCAGCGCGCGCCGGTGAAGCCGGTAAGGGCTTTGCGGTGGTTGCCCAGGAAGTGCGTGAATTGGCGCAACGGTCTGCCCAGGCTGCCAAGGAAATCAAGGGTCTGATCCAGAACTCCTCTTCGGAAGTCGATAGCGGCGTTAAGCTGGTGCGGGAAACCGGTGTTGCCCTGAAATCGATCGGCGATCATGTGGTCCAGATCAACCAGCTGATGGAAGCAATCGCTACATCGGCACGGGAACAGTCCACCGGTCTTGCCGAAGTCAATTCGGCGGTCAACCAGATGGACCAGACGACGCAGCAAAATGCCGCCATGGTCGAGCAATCGACCGCTGCCGCTGCCGCTCTTGCCTCCAAGATCGGCAAGGCCTTCGGTGGAGGTGCATCGTCCGCCGCCGTGAAACAGGAATGGGCGGAATTCTGA